A stretch of the Mycobacterium sp. ITM-2016-00317 genome encodes the following:
- a CDS encoding FAD-dependent oxidoreductase, which produces MAAMTSADDLRDAEPRPVWWDGVQTGPRTEPLSGRRHADLVIVGGGYTGLWAAVEALTQDPARRVVILEQDWVGAGASGRNGGFVSESLTHGIAHGEAMWPDELDELQRLGRQNVEEIAGFLDTHGIDADLRLVGKTTLARTAHDYAALRDAVATYSRRGEEVRFLDRDEVRADIHSSSFLGGLRTMRGGLVDPMALTLGLRRVAEDLGATIFEKSAATGIARTGSTLTVRSPHGTVETSQVLLASNAYPPLLRRLRAWVLPVYDYVLATAPLTAGQLDSVGWQQNQGLTDAGNQFHYFRRTRDDRIVWGGYDAVYHYGNAIRPELELRDASHRLLARHFRETFPQLAEVPFTHRWGGVIDTTTRFTPVFGTAFNGRLAYAVGFTGLGVASTRFGARVALDLLAGRATERTRLKAITGTAVPFPPEPLRWPAVELTRAALAREDETGRRGMLLRTFDQFGVGFNS; this is translated from the coding sequence ATGGCGGCCATGACGAGCGCCGACGACCTCCGTGACGCCGAACCCCGGCCGGTGTGGTGGGACGGGGTCCAGACCGGTCCGCGGACCGAACCGCTGAGCGGACGCCGGCACGCCGACCTGGTCATCGTCGGCGGCGGCTACACCGGCCTGTGGGCGGCCGTCGAGGCGCTCACCCAGGACCCCGCGCGCCGGGTCGTCATCCTGGAACAGGACTGGGTCGGCGCGGGCGCATCGGGACGCAACGGTGGGTTCGTCTCGGAATCCCTCACCCACGGCATCGCCCACGGCGAGGCGATGTGGCCGGACGAACTCGACGAACTGCAGCGCCTGGGCCGGCAGAACGTCGAGGAGATCGCCGGCTTCCTGGACACCCACGGCATCGACGCCGATCTGCGCCTGGTGGGCAAGACCACGCTGGCCAGGACCGCCCACGACTACGCGGCACTGCGCGACGCCGTCGCGACGTACTCCCGGCGCGGTGAGGAGGTGCGGTTCCTCGACCGCGACGAGGTGCGCGCCGACATCCACTCGTCGTCGTTCCTCGGCGGGCTGCGGACGATGCGCGGCGGACTGGTCGATCCGATGGCGTTGACGCTCGGCCTGCGCCGGGTTGCAGAAGACCTGGGCGCCACCATCTTCGAGAAGTCTGCAGCCACCGGCATCGCCCGGACCGGGTCCACCTTGACGGTGCGCAGCCCGCACGGCACGGTCGAGACCTCGCAGGTGCTGCTCGCCTCCAACGCTTACCCGCCGCTGCTTCGGCGCCTGCGCGCATGGGTACTGCCCGTCTACGACTACGTGCTCGCCACGGCACCGCTGACCGCCGGGCAGCTGGACTCGGTCGGCTGGCAGCAGAACCAGGGCCTCACCGATGCCGGCAACCAGTTCCACTACTTCCGGCGAACCCGCGACGACCGGATCGTCTGGGGCGGCTACGACGCCGTCTACCACTACGGCAATGCCATCAGACCGGAGCTGGAGTTGCGCGACGCGTCTCATCGGCTGCTGGCCAGGCATTTTCGCGAGACCTTCCCCCAACTGGCGGAGGTGCCGTTCACCCACCGCTGGGGTGGCGTGATCGACACCACCACCCGGTTCACACCGGTCTTCGGCACCGCGTTCAACGGCCGGTTGGCCTATGCCGTCGGATTCACCGGCCTCGGGGTGGCCTCGACACGGTTCGGCGCCCGCGTCGCCCTCGATCTGCTGGCCGGACGGGCCACCGAACGCACGCGGCTCAAGGCGATCACCGGCACCGCGGTGCCGTTCCCGCCCGAACCGTTGCGCTGGCCCGCCGTCGAACTGACCCGGGCAGCCCTGGCCCGGGAAGACGAAACCGGCCGCAGGGGAATGCTTCTGCGCACATTCGACCAATTCGGTGTGGGCTTCAACAGCTGA
- a CDS encoding aldehyde dehydrogenase family protein: MTAGRFHRGRRVAGSGAQRILVDPSNGRTTTTVSEASVSEAAQAVSAAAEAFGDWSRRTAGERARVLLRWADLIDAHAAEITALEVAETGKPEAVFRDGELPFGTDNLRFFAGAGRSLEETGPACSARGTPR, from the coding sequence ATGACCGCAGGACGATTCCACCGGGGCCGCCGTGTCGCGGGCTCGGGTGCACAGCGGATCCTGGTGGACCCGTCGAACGGCCGGACGACCACGACCGTCTCCGAGGCCTCGGTCTCCGAAGCGGCACAGGCCGTTTCGGCGGCGGCCGAGGCGTTCGGCGACTGGTCGCGGCGCACCGCCGGCGAACGGGCCAGAGTGCTGCTGCGGTGGGCCGACCTCATCGACGCCCACGCCGCGGAGATCACCGCGCTGGAGGTGGCCGAAACCGGTAAGCCGGAGGCGGTCTTCCGGGACGGCGAACTTCCGTTCGGCACCGACAACCTGCGGTTCTTCGCCGGCGCGGGACGTTCACTGGAGGAGACCGGGCCGGCCTGCTCAGCCAGGGGTACACCTCGATGA
- a CDS encoding aldehyde dehydrogenase family protein has protein sequence MIVRRPVGPVVGIAPWNFPMIMGLWKIGPALAAGNTIVVKPAPTTPSSTLYLAELAVEAGVPAGVLEVVTGDQEVGQALVADERVQLVSITGSTRAGRQVMSSAALRGARVHLELGGKAPCLVFEDAHLDDAAHGIAMGATYNSGQDCTAATRVYAHESVFEDFVERLTAAFTRIRVGDPRNGDTDIGPLVSVEHRARVHGFVERAVAAGATVRCGGAVPDGDGAYYPPTLITGAEQSAEIVQDEVFGPVLVALPFRDEADAVRLANDCRYGLASSVWTVDVARALRVAHSIEAGVTWVNDHLPIASEAPHGGVKASGFGKDMSQAAVAEYTVARHIMVKHAARAAHDSFRPL, from the coding sequence ATGATCGTGCGGCGCCCGGTGGGACCGGTCGTCGGCATCGCGCCGTGGAACTTCCCGATGATCATGGGCCTGTGGAAGATCGGTCCGGCGCTGGCGGCGGGCAACACCATCGTCGTCAAACCGGCGCCCACCACGCCGTCGAGCACGCTGTACCTGGCCGAACTCGCCGTCGAAGCCGGTGTCCCGGCCGGGGTGCTGGAGGTGGTGACCGGTGACCAGGAGGTCGGACAGGCGCTGGTGGCCGACGAGCGGGTCCAGCTGGTGTCGATCACCGGTTCGACGCGGGCCGGGCGGCAGGTGATGTCGTCCGCCGCGCTGCGCGGCGCGCGGGTACACCTCGAACTGGGCGGAAAGGCACCGTGTCTGGTGTTCGAGGACGCCCACCTCGACGACGCGGCGCACGGCATCGCGATGGGGGCCACCTACAACTCCGGGCAGGACTGCACGGCCGCCACCCGGGTCTACGCCCACGAGTCGGTGTTCGAGGACTTCGTCGAGCGACTCACCGCGGCGTTCACGCGCATCCGGGTCGGTGATCCGCGCAACGGCGACACCGACATCGGCCCGCTGGTCAGCGTCGAACACCGCGCTCGGGTACACGGCTTCGTCGAACGGGCCGTCGCGGCCGGCGCGACGGTCCGCTGCGGAGGGGCGGTCCCGGACGGCGATGGCGCCTACTATCCGCCGACGCTGATCACCGGCGCCGAACAGAGCGCCGAGATCGTCCAGGACGAGGTGTTCGGTCCGGTCCTGGTCGCACTGCCGTTCCGCGATGAGGCCGACGCCGTCCGGCTGGCCAACGACTGCCGGTACGGCCTGGCGTCGTCGGTGTGGACGGTGGACGTGGCCCGCGCGCTCCGCGTCGCGCACTCGATCGAGGCGGGCGTCACCTGGGTCAACGACCATCTCCCCATTGCGTCGGAAGCTCCACACGGCGGGGTGAAGGCCAGCGGCTTCGGCAAGGACATGAGCCAGGCCGCGGTGGCCGAATACACGGTGGCGCGCCACATCATGGTCAAGCACGCCGCGCGGGCAGCACACGACTCGTTCCGGCCGTTGTAA
- a CDS encoding DHA2 family efflux MFS transporter permease subunit gives MSTGPTTRPDGTSATPRRTPPSAGVIIALLVFSAFVMILNETIMSVALPVLIVDLEISARTAQWLTSGFLLTMAVVIPMSGSLMQRFPVRVIFVSAMSLFCVGTLVSALAPGFAVLLAGRIVQACGTAVMVPLLMTTVMKLIPAERRGQTMGTISIVIAVAPAVGPTLSGFILGSLNWRWMFWIVLPIALLGLVAGLRWLHVTDDREQPTPIDRASVPLSAIAFAGLVFGLSELGASGQGDQAVPAWVPLSAGVVALVLFGARQVQLQRDDRAFLDLRPFTHRRFSVSVALVVIGFMGLFGAIIMVPLYVQDVLGQSALVAGLTSLPGGLLMGLAGPLVGRVYDRHGARRLVIPGSVMVFLALCGFALVSAATPVWALVVVQTIMMVGLSMMFTPLMTDALSALPDRLYAHGSAIMTTLQQVAGAAGTALFVTVMTKASASGGAPDMPGVHAAFVAAAMIGAVAVVLSLFTASRPIPAHGTPTH, from the coding sequence ATGAGTACCGGGCCGACGACGCGACCAGACGGCACGTCCGCGACGCCGCGGCGAACCCCACCGAGCGCCGGCGTCATCATCGCGCTGCTGGTGTTCTCCGCGTTCGTCATGATCCTCAACGAGACGATCATGAGTGTCGCGCTGCCCGTGCTGATCGTCGATCTGGAGATCTCGGCCCGCACCGCGCAGTGGCTGACGAGCGGCTTCCTGCTCACCATGGCCGTGGTGATCCCGATGTCCGGCTCGCTGATGCAGCGCTTCCCGGTCCGGGTGATCTTCGTGTCGGCGATGTCGCTGTTCTGCGTCGGCACACTCGTCTCGGCGCTGGCACCGGGTTTCGCCGTACTGCTGGCGGGACGGATCGTGCAGGCGTGCGGGACCGCCGTCATGGTGCCGCTGCTGATGACGACGGTCATGAAGCTGATCCCCGCCGAACGCCGGGGGCAGACGATGGGCACGATCTCGATCGTCATCGCCGTCGCGCCCGCGGTCGGACCCACGCTGTCCGGATTCATCCTCGGCTCGCTGAACTGGCGGTGGATGTTCTGGATCGTGCTGCCCATCGCGCTGCTCGGGCTGGTGGCCGGTCTGCGGTGGCTGCACGTCACCGACGACCGGGAGCAACCCACCCCGATCGACCGCGCCTCGGTACCGCTCTCGGCGATCGCGTTCGCGGGCTTGGTCTTCGGGCTCTCGGAACTGGGCGCGTCCGGTCAGGGTGACCAGGCCGTACCGGCGTGGGTGCCGCTGTCGGCCGGGGTGGTGGCACTGGTGCTCTTCGGCGCACGGCAGGTGCAGCTGCAGCGCGACGACCGCGCGTTCCTGGATCTGCGGCCGTTCACCCATCGGCGGTTCTCGGTGTCGGTGGCCCTGGTGGTCATCGGCTTCATGGGTCTGTTCGGTGCGATCATCATGGTGCCGCTCTACGTTCAGGACGTGCTCGGCCAGAGCGCACTGGTCGCCGGCCTGACCAGTCTGCCCGGCGGACTGCTGATGGGCCTGGCGGGGCCGCTGGTCGGGCGGGTGTATGACCGGCACGGCGCCCGGCGGCTCGTCATCCCCGGCTCGGTCATGGTCTTCCTGGCGCTGTGCGGGTTCGCGCTGGTGTCGGCCGCCACGCCCGTCTGGGCACTCGTTGTCGTGCAGACCATCATGATGGTGGGCCTGTCGATGATGTTCACCCCGTTGATGACCGACGCGCTCAGCGCACTGCCGGACCGCCTGTACGCCCACGGCAGCGCCATCATGACGACGCTGCAGCAGGTCGCGGGTGCCGCCGGTACCGCGCTGTTCGTGACGGTGATGACCAAGGCATCGGCGTCGGGCGGGGCACCCGACATGCCGGGCGTCCACGCGGCGTTCGTCGCTGCGGCGATGATCGGCGCGGTCGCCGTGGTGCTGTCGTTGTTCACCGCGTCGCGTCCGATTCCCGCGCACGGCACGCCGACGCACTAG
- a CDS encoding ferredoxin reductase → MAERGAEPPVPRGRRLFLRAVRHLFSPLRPDDYLEMINPLWTTKEMRGKVERIEPQGSEAVSVLIRPGYDWPGHKPGQYVRLGLVIDGRYHWRAYSITSDPQPEDGLISVTPKKVASGVVSPYLVHEVKPGELVRLSEIEGVFTLPEPLPEKMLFISAGSGITPIISMLRSLDHRNKMDDVVVIHSARTRDQVMFLADLEDLDRRHDGLRLDLRLTSDRGRMSANDLDEVCPDWREREAFCSGPSDLLDAMIEHWEDNGDSDLLHFERFQPKIGGNAGAGEGGEIAFLDSEKTVECDGGTPILEAGEKAGLNLAYGCRIGICHTCVGTLKSGRVRDLRSGEVTEPTGQDVRICIHAAEGNVELAL, encoded by the coding sequence GTGGCCGAACGTGGTGCCGAACCGCCGGTGCCCCGCGGGCGGAGGCTGTTCCTGCGCGCCGTCCGGCACCTGTTCAGTCCGCTGCGTCCCGACGACTACCTCGAGATGATCAACCCGCTGTGGACAACCAAGGAGATGCGCGGCAAGGTCGAGCGCATCGAGCCGCAGGGCTCCGAGGCGGTGAGCGTCTTGATCCGGCCCGGATATGACTGGCCGGGCCACAAGCCAGGGCAGTACGTGCGCCTCGGCCTCGTCATCGATGGCCGCTACCACTGGCGCGCGTACTCGATCACCTCCGATCCGCAGCCGGAGGACGGGCTGATCAGCGTTACCCCCAAAAAGGTCGCGTCGGGCGTGGTGTCGCCGTACCTGGTGCACGAGGTCAAACCCGGCGAACTGGTGCGGCTGAGCGAGATCGAAGGCGTGTTCACGCTGCCCGAACCACTGCCCGAGAAGATGCTGTTCATCAGCGCCGGCAGCGGCATCACCCCGATCATCAGCATGCTCCGCAGCCTCGACCACCGAAACAAGATGGACGACGTCGTCGTGATCCACTCGGCCCGTACCCGGGACCAGGTGATGTTCCTGGCGGATTTGGAGGATCTCGACCGCCGCCACGACGGGCTGCGGCTGGATCTGCGGCTCACCTCCGATCGCGGCCGGATGTCGGCGAACGACCTCGACGAGGTGTGCCCGGACTGGCGCGAGCGCGAGGCGTTCTGTTCCGGTCCCAGCGATCTGCTCGACGCGATGATCGAGCACTGGGAGGACAACGGTGATTCCGACCTACTGCACTTCGAGCGGTTTCAGCCGAAGATCGGGGGCAACGCGGGCGCCGGTGAGGGTGGCGAGATCGCCTTCCTGGACAGCGAAAAGACCGTTGAATGCGACGGCGGCACACCGATTCTGGAAGCCGGCGAGAAGGCTGGGCTGAACCTGGCCTATGGCTGCCGGATCGGGATATGCCACACCTGCGTCGGAACGCTGAAGTCCGGGCGAGTGCGCGACCTGCGATCCGGGGAAGTGACCGAACCGACGGGGCAGGACGTACGGATCTGCATCCACGCCGCCGAAGGCAACGTGGAACTCGCACTGTGA
- a CDS encoding DNA gyrase subunit A encodes MTATLDVPEQNPDLVLDQSADDYWNHYQLTFALYSVSDRAIPSAYDGLKPGQRRLLYQMHESKLLPGNKPQKSSKICSAVTGNLHPHGGASMYGAAALMAAEFQRVKVIDGQGAFPRIQGDIPAADRYTEMRLSAPGAALTAELDDHAVPMVPTFDGEWTEPTMLPAQWPVLLCNGAVGIAEGWATKVPAHNPREVMAACRALLKTPNMTDDRLVKLIPGPDWGCGATVVGTAGLREYITTGRGAFTVRGTVSVDGKNCVITELPPGVASNTVQDRIRALVESGELAGVADMSDLTDRRNGLRIVVTAKRGHSAETIREQLLALTPLESTFAASVVALDENRIPRWWSVRELIAAFLSLRDSVVLHRSEYRLEKVTARRHLVAGLLTIHLDIDAAVAVIRGSDTVDDARHGLQKRFGIDEEQANYVLALQLRRLTKLDVIELQAEADKLDAEFAALTELVTNPDARRKVIDAELVETAKLFKGPEFDRRTVLDFDATPVAAGGDEDGPRERKVNAAWRLDDRGVFSDSHGDLLSSGLGWAVWTDGRVKFTTGNGLPYKIRDIPVAPDITGLLRSGVLPEGHHLALVTRRGKILRLDPAAVNPQGAAGNGVAGVKLAAEGDEVVAALPVSCANGEAILSLSEKSWKVTDVADIPVKGRGGAGVGFHPFVKGEDALLAATISVTGYVRGKRAVRAENRAKASVKGSGVDVTPAL; translated from the coding sequence GTGACCGCCACCCTGGACGTTCCCGAGCAGAACCCGGACCTGGTTCTGGACCAGAGTGCCGACGACTACTGGAACCACTACCAGCTGACGTTCGCGCTCTACAGCGTCAGCGACCGCGCCATTCCGTCGGCCTACGACGGACTCAAGCCGGGCCAGCGACGCCTGCTGTATCAGATGCACGAGTCGAAACTGTTGCCCGGCAACAAACCTCAGAAGTCGTCGAAGATCTGCTCGGCCGTCACCGGCAACCTGCACCCGCACGGCGGCGCGTCGATGTACGGGGCCGCGGCGTTGATGGCCGCCGAGTTCCAGCGCGTGAAGGTCATCGACGGGCAGGGCGCCTTCCCCCGTATCCAGGGCGACATTCCGGCGGCCGACCGCTACACCGAGATGCGGCTGTCCGCTCCCGGTGCCGCGCTGACCGCGGAGCTCGACGACCACGCCGTGCCCATGGTGCCGACGTTCGACGGCGAGTGGACCGAGCCGACGATGCTGCCGGCCCAGTGGCCGGTGCTGCTGTGCAACGGCGCCGTGGGCATCGCCGAGGGCTGGGCCACCAAGGTGCCCGCGCACAATCCCCGCGAGGTCATGGCGGCGTGCCGGGCGCTGCTGAAGACGCCGAACATGACCGACGACAGGCTGGTGAAGCTCATTCCCGGGCCCGACTGGGGGTGTGGGGCCACCGTGGTCGGCACCGCCGGGCTGCGCGAGTACATCACCACCGGCCGGGGCGCGTTCACGGTGCGCGGCACGGTATCGGTCGACGGGAAGAACTGCGTCATCACCGAGCTGCCGCCCGGTGTCGCGAGCAACACCGTGCAGGACCGGATCCGGGCGCTGGTCGAGTCCGGCGAACTGGCCGGGGTGGCGGACATGTCGGATCTGACCGACCGCCGCAACGGGCTGCGGATCGTCGTCACCGCCAAACGCGGGCACAGCGCCGAGACCATCCGCGAACAGCTGCTGGCCCTGACACCGCTGGAGTCGACGTTCGCCGCCAGCGTGGTCGCCCTCGACGAGAACCGGATTCCGCGGTGGTGGTCGGTCCGCGAGTTGATCGCGGCATTCCTGTCCCTGCGCGATTCCGTGGTGCTGCACCGCAGCGAGTACCGCCTGGAGAAGGTCACCGCACGCCGCCACCTGGTGGCCGGCCTGCTCACGATCCACCTCGACATCGACGCCGCGGTCGCGGTGATCCGCGGTTCGGACACCGTCGACGACGCCCGCCACGGGCTGCAGAAGCGCTTCGGGATCGACGAAGAGCAGGCGAACTACGTGCTGGCACTGCAGCTTCGCCGGCTGACCAAGCTCGACGTGATCGAGCTGCAGGCCGAGGCCGACAAGCTGGACGCCGAGTTCGCGGCACTGACCGAGCTGGTGACCAACCCCGATGCGCGCCGGAAGGTGATCGACGCGGAGCTGGTGGAGACCGCGAAACTGTTCAAGGGACCCGAGTTCGACCGGCGCACCGTGCTGGACTTCGACGCCACCCCCGTGGCGGCGGGCGGCGACGAGGACGGGCCCCGCGAACGCAAGGTCAACGCCGCCTGGCGGCTCGACGACCGCGGCGTGTTCTCCGACAGCCACGGCGACCTGTTGAGTTCTGGTCTGGGCTGGGCGGTGTGGACCGACGGGCGGGTGAAGTTCACCACCGGCAACGGACTGCCGTACAAGATCCGCGACATCCCGGTGGCCCCGGACATCACCGGTCTGCTGCGTTCCGGTGTGCTGCCCGAGGGTCACCACCTGGCGCTGGTGACCCGGCGGGGCAAGATCCTGCGGCTGGACCCCGCCGCGGTGAACCCGCAGGGCGCGGCCGGCAACGGGGTGGCCGGGGTGAAGCTCGCCGCCGAGGGCGATGAAGTGGTTGCCGCGCTGCCGGTTTCGTGCGCCAACGGCGAGGCGATCCTGTCGCTGTCGGAGAAGAGCTGGAAGGTCACCGACGTCGCCGACATCCCGGTCAAGGGTCGCGGCGGGGCCGGTGTCGGGTTCCATCCGTTCGTCAAGGGTGAGGACGCGCTGCTGGCCGCGACGATCTCGGTGACGGGATACGTGCGCGGCAAGAGGGCGGTGCGCGCCGAGAACCGGGCGAAGGCGTCGGTCAAGGGATCCGGTGTGGATGTGACTCCGGCGCTGTAG
- a CDS encoding toprim domain-containing protein — MSYTAADITELDDVQHTRLRPAVNLGLDVLNTALRELIDNAIEEVADPAHGGSTVTITLHADGSVSVADDGRGLPVDSDPVTGKNGIVKTLGTARAGGKFSAHADATSTGAGLNGIGAAAAVFISARTDVTVRRAGKTYLQSFGGGYPGTFEGTEFDPDAPFTRADAQKLRGTGNRKPDVHGTTVRILFDPAVVPDSSVDINEVLLRAHAAARMSPGVHLVVTDEGRPGEEIRPELLEPFSGPWGTDTLLDLMCTAAGTPVPGVRAVVEGRGEYTTGRGPTPFRWSLTAGPAEPATVAAFCNTVRTPGGGSHLTAAVKGLSEALADRASRIRDLGLAKGEEGPEPQDFAAVTALAVDTRAPDVAWDSQAKTAVSSRSLNVAMAPDVARSVTIWAANPANGDTVSLWTKLALESARARRSAEGAKARSRAASKAKGLGTNLSLPPKLLPSRESGRGSGAELFLCEGDSALGTIKAARDATFQAAFPLKGKPPNVYGYALSKARAKDEFDSIERILGCGVRDSCDPELCRYDRILFASDADPDGGNINSSLISMFLDFYRPLVAAGMVYVTLPPLFVVKNGDERIYCQDESERDAAVAQLKATSKKRVEVQRNKGLGEMDADDFWNTVLDPQRRTVIRVHLDDGENKLHHTLFGGPPEGRRTWMADVASRVDTLALDLT; from the coding sequence GTGAGTTACACCGCCGCCGACATCACCGAGCTCGATGATGTCCAGCACACGCGCCTGCGGCCGGCGGTCAACCTGGGTCTGGACGTGCTCAACACGGCCCTGCGTGAGCTGATCGACAACGCGATCGAAGAGGTCGCCGACCCCGCGCACGGCGGCTCCACGGTGACCATCACGCTGCACGCCGACGGATCGGTCAGCGTCGCCGACGACGGCCGCGGCCTCCCGGTGGACTCCGACCCGGTCACCGGGAAGAACGGCATCGTCAAGACGCTCGGCACGGCGCGGGCCGGCGGCAAGTTCTCCGCACACGCCGACGCCACCAGCACCGGCGCCGGGCTGAACGGGATCGGCGCCGCGGCGGCGGTCTTCATCTCCGCGCGCACCGACGTGACGGTGCGCCGCGCCGGCAAGACCTATCTGCAGAGTTTCGGCGGCGGCTATCCCGGCACGTTCGAGGGCACCGAATTCGACCCGGACGCGCCGTTCACCCGCGCCGACGCGCAAAAACTGCGCGGCACCGGCAACCGCAAACCCGACGTGCACGGCACCACGGTGCGGATCCTGTTCGACCCGGCCGTGGTGCCCGATTCCAGCGTGGACATCAACGAGGTGCTGCTGCGGGCGCACGCCGCGGCGCGGATGTCGCCGGGGGTGCACCTGGTCGTCACCGACGAGGGCCGGCCCGGCGAGGAGATCCGGCCCGAGCTGCTCGAGCCGTTCAGCGGCCCGTGGGGCACCGACACCCTGCTCGACCTCATGTGCACCGCCGCCGGCACGCCGGTGCCGGGAGTGCGGGCCGTCGTGGAGGGCCGCGGCGAATACACCACCGGCCGCGGCCCCACCCCGTTCCGCTGGTCGCTGACCGCCGGACCCGCCGAACCGGCCACCGTCGCCGCGTTCTGCAACACCGTGCGGACCCCTGGCGGCGGGTCGCACCTGACGGCCGCGGTGAAGGGGCTGTCCGAAGCGCTGGCCGACCGTGCATCGCGGATCCGCGACCTGGGCCTGGCCAAGGGTGAAGAAGGCCCCGAGCCACAGGATTTCGCCGCCGTGACGGCGCTGGCCGTCGATACCCGCGCCCCCGACGTGGCCTGGGACTCGCAGGCCAAGACCGCGGTGTCGTCCCGCTCGCTGAACGTGGCGATGGCCCCGGATGTGGCGCGCAGCGTGACCATCTGGGCGGCCAACCCCGCCAACGGCGACACGGTGTCGCTGTGGACGAAGCTGGCGCTGGAGTCGGCCCGGGCACGACGCAGCGCCGAGGGCGCCAAGGCCCGGTCCCGCGCCGCGTCGAAAGCCAAAGGTCTTGGCACCAACCTGTCGCTGCCGCCGAAGCTGCTGCCCAGCCGGGAGTCCGGCCGCGGCTCGGGTGCCGAACTGTTCCTGTGCGAGGGCGACTCGGCGCTCGGCACCATCAAGGCGGCCCGCGACGCCACCTTCCAGGCCGCGTTCCCGCTGAAAGGCAAGCCGCCCAACGTCTACGGGTACGCCCTGAGCAAGGCGCGGGCCAAGGACGAGTTCGACTCGATCGAACGCATCCTGGGCTGCGGGGTGCGGGACTCCTGCGACCCGGAACTGTGCCGGTACGACCGGATCCTGTTCGCCTCCGACGCCGACCCGGACGGCGGCAACATCAACTCCAGCCTCATCTCGATGTTCCTGGACTTCTACCGTCCGCTCGTCGCGGCCGGCATGGTGTACGTGACGCTGCCGCCGCTGTTCGTGGTGAAGAACGGTGACGAACGGATCTACTGCCAGGACGAGTCCGAGCGGGACGCCGCGGTGGCGCAGCTGAAGGCCACCTCCAAGAAGCGGGTCGAGGTGCAGCGCAACAAGGGCCTCGGCGAGATGGACGCCGACGACTTCTGGAACACCGTGCTGGATCCGCAGCGCCGCACGGTGATCCGGGTGCACCTCGACGACGGCGAGAACAAGCTGCACCACACGTTGTTCGGTGGACCGCCAGAGGGCCGGCGCACGTGGATGGCCGACGTGGCCTCCCGTGTCGACACCCTGGCGCTGGACTTGACCTAG
- a CDS encoding TetR/AcrR family transcriptional regulator: MPDGVAIPPARRPGGRTARVRAQILSATAQLIARDGIANFRYEDVAELAGVHRASVYRNWPDREDLVADALLRYAEDLATIGDTGDLHKDLVEFLLALAGGLETPFGRALEQAVAAARSPSAIQAQAKILDQRVAALQRRVDAAVERGELPPVDSGFLGEMISGPVHLIANRGSRAVTRVDAERIVAVVLAGIRATARD; this comes from the coding sequence ATGCCCGACGGAGTCGCGATCCCGCCCGCCCGGCGCCCCGGCGGCCGCACCGCTCGGGTGCGGGCCCAGATCCTGAGTGCCACAGCGCAACTCATCGCCCGCGACGGTATCGCCAACTTCCGTTACGAAGACGTCGCCGAACTCGCCGGCGTGCATCGGGCCAGCGTCTACCGCAACTGGCCCGACCGCGAGGACCTCGTCGCCGACGCCCTGCTGCGCTACGCGGAGGACCTCGCCACCATCGGCGACACCGGCGACCTGCACAAGGACCTCGTGGAGTTCCTGCTGGCGCTTGCGGGGGGGCTGGAAACACCGTTCGGGCGCGCGCTGGAACAGGCCGTCGCGGCCGCGCGGAGTCCGTCGGCCATCCAGGCGCAGGCCAAGATCCTCGATCAGCGGGTGGCAGCGCTACAGCGCCGGGTGGACGCTGCCGTCGAACGGGGCGAACTCCCACCCGTCGACAGCGGTTTCCTCGGTGAGATGATCTCCGGCCCGGTGCATCTCATCGCCAATCGCGGCTCGCGCGCGGTCACGCGGGTGGACGCCGAACGCATCGTCGCGGTGGTGCTCGCCGGGATCCGGGCCACGGCGCGCGACTGA